TTTAATAAGGGGGGTGTTATTATATTTGTGCTagtatatgttgatgacatcaTAGTAGCCAGCTCAACGCAGAATGCAACAGATTTGTTACTAAAGCAACTTGGTCAAGAATTTGCCCTTAAAGATTTGGGAACACTTAATTATTTCTTGGGGATAGAAGTAAATCCAGTACATGGTGGTATAGTTCTGACGCAGGAAAAATATGCATCAGATCTGCTAAAAAGGGTTGGCATGTCAAAATGCAAGGGTGTACCTACACCCCTACCAGCCGATGAAAAATTATCTTCGGTCAAGGGATCTCCTTTGGGATCTAATGATGCAACTAATTACAGAAGTATAGTTGGTGCTCTCCAATATTTGACACTAACAAGGCCAGACATTGCATTCTCTGTTAACAAGGTATGTCAGTTTCTACACAGTCCTACTGTTGATCATTGGGCAGCAGTCAAAAGAATTCTGAGATACTTAAAACAGTCCATCAAGGTAGGGCTGAAAGTTAGGAAGTGCAGTTCATTGTTGATTAGTGCCTTCTCGGATGCTGATTGGGCCGGATATATTGATGATAGGAGATCTACAGGAGGTTTTGCTGTATTTCTGGGATCAAACTTAGTGTCATGGAGTGCACGGAAACAGCCTACTGTGTCAAGATCGAGCACTGAAGCTGAATATAAGGCAGTAGCTAATGCAACGGCAGAAGTAATGTGGATACAGACGCTATTACAGGAAATTGGTGTTAATGCACCACGAGCTGCTAAGCTCTGGTATGACAATATTGGGGCAAAGTACCTTTCTGAAAATCCTGTGTTTCATGCAAGAACTAAGCATATTGAAGTTGATTACCACTTCCTGCGAGAACGTGTTACAAGGAAGCTTCTTGACATTGACTTTGTTCCATCAGGAGATCAGGTGGCAGATGGTTTTACAAAGGCCCTTCCTATACAGAAGTTAGAAAAATTCAAACACAATCTCAACCTAGTCCGGTTGTGATTGAGGGGGGATGTTAGATAGATAGAATAGAAGTAACAAACTTGTAATCTCATAACAACCTGGACGAGTCTATCCTATGCCGGCCAACAATAGTATAGATAAGAATAAGGGTTTGTTGTAAATAGGTTGTTAGGCCAAGATATGGATCGGCTTGACTGGTTGTTATTCTATGAAAATCTTGGCGCGCTTTGTCGCCCTATATTAACACGCAGGCAGCGCAGGGAGAAGGTGCGACTGCTTCCACCAAACTGCTCTGCTCCTCTGATAACTTTcatattttactattaattagctataaatattatattaaaatttaaactaccAGAAgacaatattttaatatttttgttcaacaatattaaaatctttttgacaaataagtaaataaattttgaaaatatattttgatttttgagagGTTTATACGTACCATCTAGGTACGTCGATAGCATTGCTCTATGCGCAAATACTATCCACTTGTACTATTTGATGTCTCGTTATTatgatatctctctctctctctctctctctccttatttAATTTCATGCACGGAATTACTATTTGGTGGGGGAGTAGTAATGGGACCCAAGTTTGAGCTACCTACAAGGTAGTGGTGGGAACGAGTCTTGCTATTTTTCTcctgcttttcttttttgtatttaaagGGTCAGCTGATAAATTCACTaacaaatagaaatattaattcgAATACATTCtattattttgaagaaaaaaaaacactaccATTTCATATACGGACGAGTCTAGCTTATTAACTAATTCAATGAATGATGCAGTAGGAGAGGAGAGCTTTCCACGACTCGACCTACCAACGTATATATACGGAGCACCACCGTTggcatttatttattaatttattaattaacatggACTAGCTAGCGGAACCTCTCCCCCCtcgcttatttatttatttttttttagaacccCTTACTTGTTCTCTTTTCCTTTGATTATGCACAACTATTATCTGGGCTCCACGATGTCTCGACAATGATGATTATGATTACTTTCACTATCTGTACGTCTGAGTTATAAGTGATGTATAAGCTCTCTATGGCATAAATACTAAGAAAAGGAAGTGGTTGGAATGGGCCTCATGAGTGCATCGTAGATCTCTCTGGGGCTTTCGACTTCCATGCAGAGTCCAACTCATCCCCTTCACCAATGGTTTCTGAGCCCAGCCAACAAAGTAAGCTAGAGCCCGTACGTTGCAGGCCTTCTCCGATGGCACTTATTAGGCCAAGGCCCGGCCCGTCATCCTAAGCTCTACTACCATTTTGGGCTACTGGACCTCTATGCTATATAATGGGTCAGTAAAGAATAGAGCCTGTCTAGGCTGAGCCGTTTGGATCATTGGGCTGAGGATCTGCCCGCTGTCAACTTGACGAATAGTTAGTTTGGTTTGTTCAGTCCAATTCTTCCttgctaataattaatttattctcaacacacacacacacacacacacacacacacacacacacagatatatctatatatatatatatatatgttctacATCATTTTACAAATTAACTGCCTTAAtcttataaattatatacatatgctTCTATCCTCAAAATATACACATTTCTCCGCACTAATTAACTATCCTCGTgtgcaaataataataactgttCTCTTCCCTCTCTAGTTCCTATTCCTGTTCAtcattcatttattattttgattgatCGTTCAGAGTGGGATCATTGAATTACGTACTAAGCGACTCCAAATCTTCCGCTCTTATAAGAGGACTAACCCCGCATCGCCAAAAAACCAGGAGCGATACATTAATTACAAGTTTTACGATTGATTAAGAGAGAAGTGCTCGCTCGTACGTTTTAATCTGGGTTAGTAATTAATACGGATACGCACAACAATAATTAATTACGCCGCACCACAATACATCCATAAACACATTCCCCTTCACCGTCTTAATTTTATCTGCATATTCCGTCATCCGTtgaatgcatgcatgcatgcatgcatggataCTTGTGTTATTTGTTAATTCCTCCAAACTCAATCACCGAAAAGGTGCCAAttataaatctctctctctctctctctctctctctctctctctctctctctctctctctctctcccccataTATATTGCCTCTCTCCGATTCCACCATGTTGCCGGCCAACTGGGAATTattctcactttctctcttcttctttatcTATCTTTTCTTACACCCATGCATATTCTCTTGcagttaattataattatataagtactcaaaatataagttaagCAGGCCCGCTCTTTTCCATGAGTACGGACGTCTTCGACCATGCCGAGGACAACGAATTCGTGTGCGTGGAGGAACAAGATATATTTGAGTGGCCTCGCATGATACATGACGACTCACTCCCTCAACTCCTTAGGTGCATTATATATATGCGATCTTAATCTGTGTTCGTTTCATTTCGATCGCACTTGTTTAATAACAGATCGAGCTTGGTAATTTGTATACATTTGCAGTGAGGCAGATGCACTCGCCCTTCCCAAGATCATCGACCAGTTCGATGATGAACTCTCCCAGCTTTGCTCATCCGGCATCTTCTCCTACCAATGGTATCCGTCACAAACTATCGATGATGTGACAATTGACGATATCGACCTTGATTCTTTCTCGTGGAATAATCAAAGCTTACCGTCCAATTCTGATGGCGATGATCCAAACAAAGAAGTGGCTGTGTGCAAGGTTATAGTACCTAGCAGCAGTGGTGGTGCGAGCATTAGCATGCGAGAAGAGAGAGTCGTCAGGAGAAGAGCGACGGGGCGGTCGAGGCTGAGTAACATCGGATTCGAAGAGTTAAGGAACTACTTCTACATGCCAATAACGAAAGCTGCAAAGGAGATGAACGTGGGTTTGACTGTGCTGAAGAAGAGGTGCAGGGAGCTGGGCATTCCAAGGTGGCCTCACAGGAAGATGAAGAGCTTGAGCTCTCTCATCCACAACGTTCAGgtatatcattattattattattttattatatacattAATCTACGTATCAGTATATACAATATTCAAcaacatttttctcaaaaaaaaaaaaaattcaacaacaCCATTCTCTTTCATCTCAAAAAACAAATTAAGCCATTCCCCTCTCTAGTTTATAAGATTGATGTATCAATTATACCGGCCGTCTCTCGCaaaagtggcaaaagggcttgatggttggttcccgagacccaaattcgaatcctagttgattcacatttccagctaagatGTATCAATTATATAACATGCTACCGTTcttaga
The nucleotide sequence above comes from Ananas comosus cultivar F153 linkage group 17, ASM154086v1, whole genome shotgun sequence. Encoded proteins:
- the LOC109723387 gene encoding protein RKD3-like codes for the protein MSTDVFDHAEDNEFVCVEEQDIFEWPRMIHDDSLPQLLSEADALALPKIIDQFDDELSQLCSSGIFSYQWYPSQTIDDVTIDDIDLDSFSWNNQSLPSNSDGDDPNKEVAVCKVIVPSSSGGASISMREERVVRRRATGRSRLSNIGFEELRNYFYMPITKAAKEMNVGLTVLKKRCRELGIPRWPHRKMKSLSSLIHNVQELGKGSPDSEESIQKELEMLELHRQLMEENPDVQLTERTKKLRQACFKANYKKRRALQHPCIL